The following nucleotide sequence is from uncultured Draconibacterium sp..
ATAAAAGAATATGTTTATGCCGAAGGATCCGCTTATTCATTTTTAAGTTCCGACAGCCAGTTCGATTCGGCCGTTGAAAAATTAAAAACCCATGTTCAAACCAGAAATAATTTGGTTGAAAGTTATTTAAACGAATAAACTGTACTTATTCATTTTTAATTAAATTCGCTACACATTCATTCAAGATGAGGCAGTTGTCTCCTATTTCATATTGAATAAATCCTGATTCGTTGTTAAAATATACCAATCCGCAGATTCTGTTTTTACAATACAAATAATACACCCAACTTTATTCCATACCAGATTAAAAAACAACAAAACAACAGTGTTTTGGGGACAAGAACGGTATTCTGCAAATGAAAAGACGCAAAAGCAGATACCGTTCTAAATCCAAAACTTAACAACATTGTAAACTCAAAAATATGCCAGTAAAAAGTATAAACGGATGTATAGGATGCGGAACCTGTGTGGCCACCTGCCCCACTGATGTTTTCCGCATGAATCCGGAAACAAAAAAGGCAGAAATAAAATACCCGGCTGATTGCCAGATATGCCATTTGTGCCGAATGTATTGCCCGGTAGATGCGATAACCATTACTCCCGAGAAATCAATTCCGGTAGTTGTTTCATGGGGATAGCGAAGTACTAAAATACTTCATGCTAAATTCATTACAGCGTCTTTTAGCACAGATACAGGTTCAGAATGATTTTTCAATTAAAATATTAAAATTATGCAAAACAAAATAAAAACATACAACCGAATAGCAGCTATCCTTATCTTTATTGGGATGCCTGTTCTTTTCTGGGCTTTGGGCGATGTTGCCAGGCGCAGTAATTTAAAGGAAACCATTTCTCTTATTACTCTGGTTTCATTCTCACTCATGCTGATGCAGTTTTTTCTGGCACGAAGTAATAAAGCCGTAATAAAAGAACATAAAATGAGCCGGATAGTAAACTGGCACAGATATCTTGGATACTTTTTCTTAACTGTACTTTTGGTTCACCCTTTTCTGATAGTGGTTCCTCGATACGACGAAGCAGGGATCGCCCCAATCGATGCGTTTATTCAAATGCTAACCACTTTCGATAATCCGGGGATTATTTTAGGAATTGTAGCCTGGTGTCTGATGCTATTCCTGGGATTAACATCACTTTTCAGAAAGCTTATTCCACTATCGTACAAAATCTGGCGACTAATTCATGGAATTGTATCGTTACTTTTTATAACAGCAGCCTCGTGGCACGTTATAAAACTCGGTCGCCACATTGATACGGCAATGACGATATTTATACTTATTGCGGCGGGAATTGGCGAATTACTGCTTCTTAAAACGTACTTATTTCCAACACCTAAAACAACTCCAAAATGAGAAAAGTTAGAACAAAACAAAATATTTCGCGCCGTCAGTTTATAGGAACGGCAGCTGCCGGAACTGGAGCAGCCTTGGTGGGTGCATCGGCACTTTCGGGCTGGGCAGAGAACTTTACAAAAATGGATAGCACAGAATTAAGCAATAGAGAATACGAAACCGACGTGCTCGTAGTTGGAGGTGGCATGGCGGGACTTTTTGCTGCTGTAAAAGCTCATGATGCAGGCGCCAATGTAATCTTGGTTTCGAAAGGCCGCTTAGGATCATCGGGGCAAACTCCTTTTGCAAAAGGTATTTTTCAGTACGATTCAAACAAAGAAAAGCTGAGTATTGATGAGTTTGTTCAGCAAGTTTCAGCTTCAGCAATTGGCACAAATAATCCGGTTTATACCCGCCAGGTGGCTGAACATTCAATGGAACGTGTAAACGAACTTCGCGAGTGGGGATTTTTCAATTCGCCTTTGTACAACAAAGCTTTTACTAATCCTGTAAAAAAACGAAATATACCTTTGGTTGAACGGGTAACCATTACCCATTTGATAAAAGAAAACGGTAAAATTGCCGGAGCTGCAGGCTTTAGTGTTGATGAAGAAAATATACACTTCTTTAAAGCAAGAAGTGTGATTTTGTGCACCGGTGCCGGAGGCTTTAAACCCAACGGATTTCCTATTTGCGACCTTACGCACGACGGAACAATTATGGCATACAATATTGGTGCTAAGGTTACCGGAAAAGAATGGAACGATGGTCATGGTGGTTCGGCAACAAATCCTGCCGCATGTTACGATGGATGGCATGGTATGTTCGACCGCAGATGTGAAACTACCGGAGTTGGAATTCGTCACGATTTGGGAGTAGAGATGAACTACCGGGCCTACATAACCGGAGGAGGGCCGGTATCAATGGGGCGCCCGGGTGCAGAAAATGGAAATTCGGTTGTGGTTGGAGGACCACAAAGACCTGAAGGATTTAGCGAACAAAGAGAACACAATGAACCTCCTCAGGGAAGCGGAAACAAAGGAGACAGGCCAGGTGGGCCGCCACCAGAAGGGAGAAAGGAACGCAAAGGCGGCGGTCCTGACGGAGAAGGGGGAGGCCCTCCGGGAATGGGTGGAAATATGGTTGGCGGTTCTTCTGCTGGAATGGCAATCCATAAATCAGAGGGATTGGTACCCGTTAACGAAAAATGCGAATCGACTATTCCGGGGCTTTATGCTGCAGGCGATGCTTTAGGCTCGTACATGGCTGGTGCAATTTATACACAAATAGGCTCATCGTTGGCAGGGTCGGCCGTACAAGGTGCTATTGCCGGAGAGGCCGCGGCAGCTTATTCAACAAAAAAAGAAAGACCCGTTATTTCGGAGGCTAAACAGATGGAAATTAAGGAAAAAATACTTGCTCCCCTTAAAAGAAAAGCAGGTTATAGCCCGGCTTGGGTAACACAAACCCTGCAGGGAATAATGATCCCAAACTTTGTGCTTTACATTAAAAAAGAAAGTATGTTGCGTGCCGCATTAGCTTATGTTGAGGAATTACGCGACCACTACATGCCAAAGTTACGCGCAGCCGACATGCACGAATTACGTTTGGCGCACGAAACCCGCAACATGATAATAAGTGCTGAAATGAAGCTAAAAGCATCGATAATGCGTACCGAAAGCCGCTGCAGTCACTTCCGTTTAGATTATCCGGAATGGGACAATGAAAACTGGCAGGCCTGGATTAATATTTTTAAAGGTGAAGATGGAAGTATGCAATTTGAAAAACAGGCTTTCGGGACATGGCCGAATGGCACAGAGTTTAAAGTGTAAATTACGGGCTAAAAAACTTAAAAAGTACGTCTCAAAACGGGTTTTCGAGGCGACCTCACTAGTAACTTAGTCTAACGGCTCGAATATGCGTAGTGCGGGATTTCAAGGCACTTCACTATCAAACCGCTAAAGTGTTTATTAATTGCTGTAATGTTCAAATTTACCAAATCGACCCGCATTACGTATATTTATTGTTACCACTCGTTATTCTTTGTAATCAATACTTTTCAAAATAAAGTCAACAATTGGTTTTGGGTCTTTTAAACAATGTGGATGATGTCCAATCCCTTCTTTTCTTATAAGTTCAATTGTTCCTCCTGCTTCTTTAAATTTTTCAGCTAATAATTCAGTATTCTCTTTATAAGGAACAACTGAGTCAGCATCGCCAAATACGTGTAAAACTGGAATGTCAGCTCTCGCAATACTTGCACAATTATTAATTGGTATATTATCAATGGTCTTGACTGAAATAGTGTCAAGATTGTATGCTTTCAAACAGAGTTTCCATGCCTCAGGACTACCACTTCCACTATACAGACCACCTGGCCAACTTTTTATGTCGCAAACAGGTGCGTCTGCATAAATACAAAAAACTTTGTCTGTATTTTTTGATGCCCAATTATAAACAATTAAGCCACCTCTACTCATTCCTTCCAATACTGCTTTATGATTAAATCCGTATTCAGAAATGCAATAATTATAAAAATCATTCCATAATTCTACGGCTTCATTGTTTCCAAACATATTAGAAACATCAACATAAGCAACATGAAATCCTTTTTCCAATAATGCTTTATCAACTTGTGGTTCATGTCCCCAAAACCTTGCTCTCCATATCCAATAATTATTTTGATTTTTCTCATGCGGAAAAACAATCTTTGCTTCATGACCTTTAAATGAAAATTCTTTTATCTCGTATTCCGTAAATACTTTATCATTTCTACATGATGTAATTACAATCAGAATTGTTAGTAAAACTAAAATAATTGTCTTTATCTGTTTCATATTGCTGTGTCCTTTTATTTAATGAGTGGTAACAAATCAGTAACACCTATTTAGGGCCAATAATAACCATATAAATTCTATGCCGTTTGGTAGACAAATTGAAATTCGAAAATTAACGATAAAAGAAATTCAGTTATTAGAACGATCTATATAACTAATTAGATTACTTAATAAATTCCCTTATTTCCCTTTTCCAGAAGAGGTAACAATTTTCCTATAATATCCGTTTTTTTTTCAGCAATATTGTTTGATTCATAAGGATCAGTTTGATGATCGTACAACTCAAATTCAGGCAGCTGACTTCTATAGTATTTAGTTAACCTATACCTTTCTGTTCGTAATGAAATTCCATTTCTATAAAATCCATAAGCTACATTTTCCCAACTATTTATTGAATTTTTTAGAAGAGGAACCAAACTTTTTCCATCGGGATTGTGG
It contains:
- a CDS encoding 4Fe-4S dicluster domain-containing protein, coding for MPVKSINGCIGCGTCVATCPTDVFRMNPETKKAEIKYPADCQICHLCRMYCPVDAITITPEKSIPVVVSWG
- a CDS encoding ferric reductase-like transmembrane domain-containing protein — its product is MQNKIKTYNRIAAILIFIGMPVLFWALGDVARRSNLKETISLITLVSFSLMLMQFFLARSNKAVIKEHKMSRIVNWHRYLGYFFLTVLLVHPFLIVVPRYDEAGIAPIDAFIQMLTTFDNPGIILGIVAWCLMLFLGLTSLFRKLIPLSYKIWRLIHGIVSLLFITAASWHVIKLGRHIDTAMTIFILIAAGIGELLLLKTYLFPTPKTTPK
- a CDS encoding prolyl oligopeptidase family serine peptidase encodes the protein MKQIKTIILVLLTILIVITSCRNDKVFTEYEIKEFSFKGHEAKIVFPHEKNQNNYWIWRARFWGHEPQVDKALLEKGFHVAYVDVSNMFGNNEAVELWNDFYNYCISEYGFNHKAVLEGMSRGGLIVYNWASKNTDKVFCIYADAPVCDIKSWPGGLYSGSGSPEAWKLCLKAYNLDTISVKTIDNIPINNCASIARADIPVLHVFGDADSVVPYKENTELLAEKFKEAGGTIELIRKEGIGHHPHCLKDPKPIVDFILKSIDYKE
- a CDS encoding FAD-binding protein; the encoded protein is MRKVRTKQNISRRQFIGTAAAGTGAALVGASALSGWAENFTKMDSTELSNREYETDVLVVGGGMAGLFAAVKAHDAGANVILVSKGRLGSSGQTPFAKGIFQYDSNKEKLSIDEFVQQVSASAIGTNNPVYTRQVAEHSMERVNELREWGFFNSPLYNKAFTNPVKKRNIPLVERVTITHLIKENGKIAGAAGFSVDEENIHFFKARSVILCTGAGGFKPNGFPICDLTHDGTIMAYNIGAKVTGKEWNDGHGGSATNPAACYDGWHGMFDRRCETTGVGIRHDLGVEMNYRAYITGGGPVSMGRPGAENGNSVVVGGPQRPEGFSEQREHNEPPQGSGNKGDRPGGPPPEGRKERKGGGPDGEGGGPPGMGGNMVGGSSAGMAIHKSEGLVPVNEKCESTIPGLYAAGDALGSYMAGAIYTQIGSSLAGSAVQGAIAGEAAAAYSTKKERPVISEAKQMEIKEKILAPLKRKAGYSPAWVTQTLQGIMIPNFVLYIKKESMLRAALAYVEELRDHYMPKLRAADMHELRLAHETRNMIISAEMKLKASIMRTESRCSHFRLDYPEWDNENWQAWINIFKGEDGSMQFEKQAFGTWPNGTEFKV